The region TCAAAATTATCTCTAATAATTAAACGGCCATCTACGTTTTCACTATCTTCAGTATAAATAGGTTTAACTTCTGCAATATATTTTACAGATTTATTACTTTCACTATACAAATGAGAACTGTATTGTGGCTGTACTCTTTCAAAATATTTTTCAATCCATAATAAGAGTCTATCTTTTTCAGGAGCAGAATCATTTATAATGTAGCGTAACGTTTTTCGTGCAGCTACAATAATATCTCGCTTAATTGGCTCTTCAATATTTTCAAGGTCTTTAACGATTTTTTCGATAAACACTTTGTTAGAACTAATATTGGCAACTTGTTTTAAAAGATTGGCAATTTCAGTTTTATCTTTATTTATAGGCTCAACAAAAAGTGACCACGCTGTTTTTTTGGCTTTACGAACATCGCGTTTTGCACTTTTTTCTATTTCTGTTAGTTCTTCGTCTGTAGCAAATCCATTGGCTATTAACCATTCTCGCATCTTCAAATTACAATCGTTAGCTGTTTCCCAAGCTAAGCGTTCTGGACTTTTATAACGTTCGTGAGATCCAGATGTAGAATGACCTTGTGGCTGTGTTAATTCGTTAACATGTATTAATACAGGAACATGTTCTGTTCTAGAAATTTCACCAGCTTTAAGATAGGTTTCTATTAGGTTAGGGTAGTCCCAACCTTTTACACATAATATTTCGTAACCGTTTCCGTTTTCGTCTCGTTGAAATCCTTTTAAAACTTCAGAAATATTTTCTTTAGTGGTTTGGTGTTTTGCATGTACAGATATTCCATATTCGTCGTCCCAAACACTTATTACCATAGGCACTTGCAAAACCCCTGCGGCATTTATGGTTTCAAAAAATAATCCTTCGCTTGTACTTGCATTTCCAATAGTACCCCAAGCCACTTCATTTCCGTTATTCGAAAAGTTTTTAGTGTAAATCCCTTTTACATGTCTGTATATTTTAGAGGCTTGTGCTAATCCTAATAATCTAGGCATTTGTCCTGCTGTAGGAGAGATATCTGCACTTGAGTTTTTTTGCTGAGTTAAGTTTTTCCAATTTCCATTTTCATCTAAACTATGCGTGGCAAAATGTCCACCCATTTGTCTCCCTGCAGACATAGGCTCAATTTCTAAGTTGGTATTGGCGTACAATCCAGAGAAAAATTGTTCTATTGTAAGTTCGCCAATGGCCATCATAAATGTTTGGTCTCTATAATAACCAGAACGAAAATCCCCATCTTTAAATGCTTTGGCCATAGCCAATTGTGCGACTTCTTTTCCTCCTCCAAAAATTCCGAATTTTGCTTTACCTGTAAGTACTTCTCGTCTACCAAGTAAACTACATTCTCGAGAGGTCACTGCTATTTTGTAATCATTTAAAACTTCGGCTTTAAAATCTTCAAAAGAAAGTCCTGTCATTATTTCGGGTTCTGTCTGCATGTTTTATAAGAATTGGAATACGTGCAAATTTATGCAATTTAAATGGTTATTACAATTCAATCTTTACATAAGTGCGCTGTGTAATTTGTAATAAAATATGGATTTTAGTGAGTTTTTATATGGAATCACTAGTTAATTTAATTTTTATTATTAAATTATTAATAAAAATTAAGAATTTAATACCAGCGTCTTGTAAATAATCCGAATAGCGTTTTTGGTGATAAAGTAACTATAAATCTGATTTTGTCGCTATAATGTGGTTGAGAAACCTCCCAGCCTAAATTAGAATATACGGGAAAATACAATTCAAAATAATCTGTTATTAGGTTTAAACGGAATCCTGTATCGTATACAAATTTAGGCGATAGGTTTCTGTTTTTCACCAAACCTACGTCTCCATATAATTCTAAATATTTCCAAATTGTTGTTCCTCCGTTTAATGTAGTCATCCACTGGTTTGCAAAAGCGGGTTGTAATTTAGATTTAAAGCCACCTTCAGATATAATTAATTCTTGGCTTAACAGTCCAGTTTCTTCAGAACGGCCTAGGTAGTTATAATCGAATAAATAATCTGTAGGGCGATCTAGTGCAAAACTAAAGTAATCTGATGTTTTATAGGTGTTATTATATAAAAACGTACCTGCAAAAAAGCGTAAATTAAAATTTCTATTATTTTCGGTAAGTTTTCTGTATTCAAAATTTACCGCAATCTTACCAAAATTTCTAGCCAATTGTAAATCTGTAAATCCTGTAACGTGATTTTTTAAATTAGGATTAGTATTGCCATATCGGATGTTAAATACATCATAATCTGGCTGATTTTCGTTAGTAAATTCTCCAGAGGGATCATCTTCTCTTGAAATGCTTATATATCTTAAGGTTAAGAACTGATTCTTGTTATCTCTAAAATCGTTTCGATTTCTAAATCTAAATTGTATGTAAGGAGTAAAGGATGTATAAGATAAATCTGGAGCGTAATTAGAATATTCTCCCGAAAAACCATATCTAATGTAATATAGATCTTGATCTTCTGGACGTTGTGTAAAACTTAAACTTAAATTTCCGATAAGCTGTTTGCTTTTTAATGCATACCGAGGACTCAAGCTATAAGCAAACGGTTTTGAGAGTACCGTTTTGTTATATAATCGTAATCCAGGAGCAAAACCATCATAATAATTATATGTAAAATCTGGCATAAAAAAGACCTGATTGTAATAAGGGTCTTCTATATCTTTAAATAAACGGAATTGTAAGGGTCTGTTATTAAATACAATTCCTTTTAAAGATTTCCAGTCGTCTCTTAAATTAAATTCGGGTACGACCATATCGTAGTTTAATACCAGTTTATCTATACTATCTTTTGGTATGGTAACTTTTTCTGTTTCAGTAATATTATTTATCCATGTTTTATAAACTACACTATTGTTTTTTATTCCGAATAGCGAGATTGGCATGCTGTTATTTCTCTTGTTCTTTATGGTAACTTCAAGAGAATCTCCTATAACATTATAGCCCTTAATCTTATAATCTATTTTTTGTCGTGTCGCGATATAATCGTTAAAAAACCAATCGATGTCCTTATTTGTGTTACAGCGTAAAAGCGTTTCAAAATCTTTGGGAGAGGTTTGCTTTTGCTTGTATAAAGACATGTAACTTTTTATGGTTTGTTCTATTACATCTTCATTTAAATAATCTTCCAGATATTTTAAGCCAACACCTGCTTTGTATTTGTTAGCGATATTTGAGTTAAATTTTAATAACGAATCTTTACGCATAGTTAATGGCTGATCTAAATTAGAACGTGCCATATGCATATATAAAAAGTTGTATTGGTTATTAAATTGAAGTTGTGTTGCGTGAAAAGCGCGAATTCCCCAAACTTTTGAAAGTGTACCAAAAAGTTTCATGTTTGGATAATATTCATCAACATATTTCATTAAATAATACACTTGTAATCCGTCGTTAAGCCAATAATCTTCTCTTGGATTAATTAATAACGTGCTTTCAAAATAGTTATTTAAAGCTGTTTTTATGAGTTTAAGCTCATATTGAAAATGGTTTGGGAACGGACGAATAAAATTTGGAAGTTGGTTTAGTCCGTAAATTGGATTTTTTTTATAATCTATCTCAGAGAGTAACAATTTATCATGCGGATAGGCGCCAAAATTATCGGTAATAAATGATATGATTTTATCGGTGATAATGATACGATCTATTTCATTTAAATTTTCATCGTTAATATTTGTAACTATTGAAAATGAATCGTTACCTATAGTATTAAAGTCGGATATTTTTTTTAAGAATAATTTTGAATCTACACTGTTTTTTCCGGTTAAAGTTACTATTGTATTTCCGTTACGTACTTCGGTATTTTCTTGTTTTAATTCTGAAGTTAGTGTGTAATAACTCGGAAATTTAATTTGGAGATTTAAATTGGCAGCAGGTATAAATAAATCGTCTAAATCTTTATTGCTGTAATAATTCCATTTGCCATTATATACTGCTGGTGTAATATACCAATAACGCAAGTTAAAATCGTTAGTACTAGTCCAGCCATAGCGGGTAAAGTTATCGTTAGGAATTTGTACAAGATATTGCAGTGTAATTACATAACTTTCGCCTGCCTGTAAAGGTTTAGTAAGTTTAACTTTTAAAACATCTGGATGATCTTTTAGTCTGTTATAGTCTACTTCTGTGTTATGTTCTGTTATACTAGTTACAACTGTAAATCCGCGATCTTTGCTTTTTGCAAAATGGAAATTGGTTTTATATTCATCTGCAAAACGTTTTGCTAATGGCGTTGTTTTAGTAGCGTAACTGTTGGCCCAATCGTTTAAATATATGGCATGTAGTGTGTCTTGAGTGGTATTTTTATACTCTATTGTTTGTGTTATGTGAATTTGCTTAGCAGACACGTCAAAAGTTGCTTTTACGTCAATTTTATTTTGACTAATAGCAATTAGGTGTGTAAATAAAAATAGTGCAAAGCAAATACTTCGTGAACTCAAGCTATTTCAGAAAATTTTAAATTCTACATTGGTTTAAATTATTATGGTAATATTTTAATAGCAAATGCAGTAAGATATTACCATAATAATAGAATTGGAAAGGTATATTTTTAAAGGAAGTTATTTTTTTTATTGATGTTAAAAATTTAAACTAAAATTAGAATCATTATAAAATTCATTTAGAATATCAACCACTTCATCTTCAGTGTCTACAATGTGTATTAAGTCTAAGTCTTTAGGACTTATAGTACTATGTTTAGCTAACATTGTAGATTTTATCCATTCAAACAGTCCTTGCCAATAGTCTTTACCCACTAAAATAATTGGAAAGCGTTCAATCTTTCCGGTTTGTATTAAGGTAATAGATTCGAACAACTCATCCAAGGTCCCAAATCCACCTGGAAGAACCACAAAACCTTGTGAATATTTTACAAACATTAGTTTTCTTACAAAAAAGTAATCGAAATCTAAGTTTTTATCTGGATTTATATAAGGATTATCATGTTGTTCAAACGGTAATTTTATGTTTAATCCTACAGAAGTTCCACCTCCCAAATGCGCACCTTTATTACCTGCTTCCATAATTCCTGGTCCGCCACCGGTAATTACGCCATAACCTTCGTCTACAATTTTATGAGCAACGCGTTCTGCTAATTTGTAATAAGGATCTTCAGGTTTAGTTCTTGCAGATCCAAAAATAGAAATACAAGGACCTACTGTACTCATTTTTTCAAAACCATTAACAAACTCGCCCATGATTTTGAAAATGGCCCATGAATCGTTTGTTTTTATTTCATTCCAACCTTTTGGATGTTGTTGTTTTGTCATAATCATTTTTATTCTAATGCTAATGTAATTCTTTTTTAAGGAATTTTGCTGTGTAACTTTTTTTGTGTTTTGCAACCTTTTCAGGGGTTCCTTCTACAATAACCTGACCACCACGTTTACCGCCTTCATACCCTATATCTATAATATGATCTACGGTTTTAATAACATCTAAATTATGTTCAATAATAAGCACAGTGTTTCCTTTGTCTACCAATTTGTTTAGAACAATCATAAGTACACGTATGTCTTCAAAATGCAGACCAGTAGTAGGTTCATCTAAAATATAGAATGTGTTTCCGGTGTCGCGTTTGCTTAATTCTGTGGCTAGTTTAATACGTTGTGCTTCACCACCAGAAAGTGTTGTACTTTGTTGCCCTAGAGTTATATAACCTAATCCTACATCTTGAATGGTTTTTACTTTTTTATGAATTTTAGGGATGTTTTCAAAAAATGGTACAGCTTCATCAATAGTCATGTTTAATACATCACTAATCGATTTTCCTTTATATCTAATTTCCAGAGTTTCTCTGTTAAAACGCTTACCCTGACAGGTTTCACATTCTACATATACATCTGGTAAAAAATTCATTTCAATAACACGTAAACCACCTCCTTGACAGGTTTCGCAACGGCCACCTTTAACGTTAAAACTAAAACGTCCAGGTTTGTAACCACGAATCATGGCTTCAGGAATTTTAGCAAATAAACTTCGTATTTCGCTAAACACACCGGTGTAAGTTGCCGGATTACTTCTTGGTGTACGGCCAATTGGCGATTGGTTAATATCAATTACTTTATCTAAATGTTCTAGGCCTTTAATACTTTTATAAGGCATTGGTTTTTTTACGCCATTAAAATAATAAGCATTTAAGATGGGGTAGAGGGTTTCGTTAATTAAAGTAGATTTTCCGCTTCCTGAAACTCCAGTAACACCAATCATTTTTCCTAATGGAAAAGACACACTTATATTTTTTAAGTTATTTCCTGTGCATCCTTTTAAAGATAAAACGTGTCCGTTACCTTCACGACGTTTTTCAGGAATTTCAATGGCCTTAGTGCCATTAATATATTTAGCTGTTAAAGTATCTTGTTGTAATAATTCTTTTGGAGTGCCTTCACTAATTATTTCTCCGCCATAGCGTCCAGCTTTTGGACCAATGTCTATCACGTAATCAGCCCGTTCAATCATATCTTTGTCGTGTTCTACCACTATAACTGAATTACCTACGTCACGAAGGGAGATAAGCGAATTGATTAATTTTTCGTTATCGCGCTGGTGTAATCCAATACTTGGTTCGTCTAAAATATAAAGCACACCTACCAATTGCGAACCAATTTGAGTTGCCAATCGAATACGCTGTGCTTCTCCTCCAGACAAGGATTTAGAGCTTCTGTTTAATGATAAATAGTCTAAACCTACATCTAATAAAAATTGTAAGCGCGTACTAATTTCTTTAATAATTTCAGTTCCAATTTGGAGTTGTTTGTTAGATAGATGTGATTTTAAGTCTTTAAACCAAACAGATAGATCACTAATATCTTTATTGGCTAATTCTGCAATATTTAAACCGTTAACTTTAAAATATAAAGATTCTTTTCTTAGTCTTGAACCGCCACATTGCTCACAGTTAACTTTATCCATAAAGTCTTTTGCCCAACGTTTTAAAGTTGTTGTTTGTGCATTTTCAAACTGACTTTCTATAAAGTTGGCTACGCCTTCAAAATCTATTTTATAATTTCTAGTGATGCCTAAGGTTTTACTTTCAACCGAAAATTTTTCTTTTCCACCATATAAAATCATCTGTTTGGCGGCTTCAGGAATAGTATTATAGGGATCTGTCAATTTAAAATTGAAATGCTGGGCGATTAACTCTAATTGTTTAAAAATCCAACTATTTTTCTCTGGTCCGTGAGGTGCTAATGCCCCTGCTTTTATGGATAAACTTGGATCGGGGATAATCTTTGAGAGATTTACCTGATACAATTGCCCAATACCATTACATTTTGGACAAGCTCCTTTTGGCGAATTAAATGAGAAATTATTAGGCTCTGGATTAGGGTAAGATATACCTGTAGAAGGACACATTAGTAACCGACTAAAATAACGTGCTTCGTTAGTATCTTGGTCTATAACCATTAAAACATCGTCACCATGATACATGGCCGTGTTTATAGATTCGGTAAGCCGTTTATCGTTATCTGTATGGTTTTCAATTTTTAAACGATCGATAACAATTTCAATGTCATGTGTTTTATAACGGTCTAATTTCATGCCTTTAACCAGATCGCGAATTTCGCCATCTGTTCTTACTTTTACAAAACCTTGTTTGGCAATTTGCTCAAACAATTCTCTATAATGACCTTTTCTAGATCGTATTACGGGCGCAAGGATATTAATACGTTTACCTTGGTACTCTTCAGTGATTAAGTTTTTAATCTGCTCATCACTATAACTTACCATTTGTTCACCCGTATTAAAACTGTATGCATCACTTGCACGGGCGTATAGTAAACGTAAAAAATCGTAAATCTCAGTAATTGTACCTACAGTAGATCGTGGTGACTTACTGGTTGTTTTTTGTTCAATGGCAATGACTGGAGAAAGTCCGTCAATTTTATCTACATCGGGGCGTTCTAAACCACCTAAAAATTGTCTGGCATAGGCCGAAAACGTTTCAATATAACGCCGTTGGCCTTCGGCATAAATGGTGTCGAAAGCTAAGGACGATTTTCCACTACCAGATAAACCTGTAATAACAACAAGTTTGTCTCTAGGAATAGAAACGTCTATATTTTTTAAATTGTGCACTCTGGCACCTTTAACTTCAATATGTTCTTCGAAATTGCTCATATAAATGCAAAGTTTCAAAGATACAGATTTTATGGTGAAAAAGGAAACGAGTGGGGTCTTAGTAAATTGTTAAAAATGAAACGATATAACTCCAGATATCTTAAAAAAAGCAGACGTCTTAAAGTTGAAAATAAATTGCTCATCAAAATTTAATTCTTAAAGCTAAATTGATATTTCGGGACGTTTTTTAAAATGTAACTTATTTTATCACAATTAGGAATAAAATAGCAACAATAAGAATTAAAATAGGAATAATCCATCGGTGTTTAATGCCTTCTTTATGTTTTTTTTTAGTTTGTATTGGACGTGTCTTTTTTTCGGTGGTTACAACTGTATTCGTATCATTTAATAAAGCTTTTATACCGCTAGGAGTCTCTAAAAGGATATCGTCTCTTTGAGCGGTTAAAGAATTAATTAATTCTGAGGAGTTTAGTTCTTTTGATTTTACATATGCCAAAACCATTAAAGTAGACATCATCATTAATCTAAAAATTGAAGATGTTTTTATATGAAGTTTATCTGCTAAAATTTCAAATAATCTAGATTGTTTGTCTTTAAAAAGTAAATCTAATGCTTGTTTTCCGCTATCTAAAAGAGATGTGTTTCCTTTATCTGTGAGTAAAGTGGGTAAATCCGACATGATCTCTGAAGCGTTTAAACTTGTACTATTGGCTAAACCTATAAATTGATCTATAGTTTGTGGGTGAGTTGTTTTATCAAATAGGCTAAATACAAGCGTTGGAATAGTAGCAGATATGGCTTTAAATATATTACTTTCAGTTTCATCTAAGACCTCAGATGCTTGCGTAACTAGGTCCGGTGTAATATAATTTTTTAAAGCATTTAATAAATGGTTGTCCATACCTTATTGTTAGTTTGTTAACCAAAATTAATAAATTAAATGTTTAAAATATTGATTTATGGCATGTTTTTAAAAATGTAAAATTTAATTATATTTTACATATGATGTAAATTTAATAAAATTATTACCTTGTTACTTTGAATTTAATAATTTGGATTGCTTTTGTGGCATTTAATTATGATATTTAAGGTTAGCTTTAGTAAGCTGTTTTAATATCTGAAATTTCTATACCAATAAATAGAAGCTGGTGAAATTTAGGTAATTTTAATCCTGTTTCTGTAGTTTCCCATTGTTCCCAAGTGGCCTTTAAACCCTCTAAAGGTAAAATAGATACCCACATTTTAAAGGCAGTTGGTTTATATTCGTTATCTAGCAACCACATGTAGGCATCTCCAGGGGTACTTCCTCCAGAATTATAAGAAATTAAAAGTCCTTGTGTATTATTTTCTAGCGGAATCAAGCTTCGTGTTGTACCAGGATCAAAAGCTTTATACGGTGCAACAATCCAGAACGAATCGTTATTAAAATAATTTACTGCTTTATCAATATATTCCTGAGTGTCAGGACCAGTAACTGCTACTTGATCTATCCAGACTTTACTCGTGTTAGGGGATTTTAATTGTAAATCTACTCTAGTGTTTTTCCAATAAACTTGACAAAAATCTTTATTTTTTTGCCATTTATAGTGATGGCGATTGCTAAAAGTCCATTCAATATAATTGGTTTTTTTGTAGGCTTCGTAATCTAGAGCATTCATCATTTTTTTTGCGACTACATCTGCAGCTGCTGTAGGCGTCCCTTGGGGTAGGTCTTCGTTGTATTTAAAATACAAATATCCAAAAAGTAACAGGGATGGTAAAGTAAAGAATACAATAATCCCTGCACCAATTTTAAGAATTTTTTTTACAGACATATATTAGGTTTTAGTTCTCAAAATTAAAATTTAAAAGCCAATAGCAGTATCGTCGCCACGGTAGTCTGCACCTGCTTCTAAAGTGCCGTCCTCTCGCTTTAAAATACCATCTACTCGACCAATAATTGGGGCGTCTTTTTCGTTAATAAGATAGCCTTTTTGTTCTAATTCTAAAATGGTTTCGTGATTAAACTTATTGGGTTCCATAAGTATTTCATCTGGTAACCATTGGTGGTGAAAACGGGGTGCGTTTACAGCTTCTTGCATCCCCATATTAAATTCGTGTACATTTAAAATGGTTTGTAACACACTCGTAATTATTGTAGAGCCTCCAGGTGTACCCACTGTCATGTACAAAGCACCGTTTTTTTCTACAATAGTTGGCGTCATAGAACTAAGCATACGTTTTTGAGGTGCAATACTGTTTGCTTCGGCACCTATTAATCCAAACATATTAGGTTCGCCAGGTTTACTACTAAAATCGTCCATTTCATTGTTAAGGAAAAAACCTAATTCGGAACAATAAAGTTTAGAACCGTAAGCACCGTTTAAAGTGGTTGTTACGGCTATAGCATTGCCATATTGATCTACAATAGAGTAGTGTGTAGTTTCGTCGCTTTCTACTAATTCTACATTTCCGTGTTTTAAAGACGATGATAATGTTGCTTTATCGAAAGAAACATCAGACATACGGTCTTTTAAATAGGCCTCGCTTAACAAACGTTCACTTGGTATTTCAACAAAATCAGGATCTCCTAAATAATAACTTCTATCGGCATAGGCACGACGTTCAGCTTCTGTGATAATCTGAATGGCTTTGGTGCTATTGTGTCCATAAGTGCTTAAATCATATGGCGCAATCATAGTCATAATTTCACCTAAACAAATTCCTCCACTAGAAGGTGGAGCCATAGAAATAACTTTTAGATCGTCGTAGTTGAATACCACAGGTGTTCGCCATTTGGCTTCGTAGTTTGCTAAATCCTCTTCGGTAATAATACCACCATTATCCTGAATAAAGGTGGCTAAAGTTTTAGCTATTTCTCCTTGGTAAAATCCGTCTTTACCATGTTTTACAAGATGTTCTAACGTACGTGCTAGTACAGGATATTTTATTGTATCATTGGCTTTCCAATCGGCATCAAAAAGAATGGTGTCTTTATTCACTTTTTGAAATAAAGGACGTTTGGCTTGAATGTGCTTGGCTTGTTTTTCGGTAACCACAACACCACGTTTAGCCAAAGCTATAACGGGTTCTAAAATTGTAGCAATAGGTAAGGTTCCAAATTTTTTGTGAGCAGCGAAAACACCTGCTACTGTACCTGGAACTCCAATAGCCATACTGCCAAGGGTACTTTTGTCTGGTATAACATTGCCGTCTTGGTCTAGATACATCGTTTTTGTGGCTGCCATTGGTGCCTTTTCGCGGTAATCTAGAGCGCCAATATCTCCGTTGTTTAAACGGTAAACCATAAAACCACCACCGCCTAAATTTCCTGCATACGGATAGGCTACTGCGAGTGCTAATTCTGTAGCCATCATGGCATCAAAAACATTTCCACCTTGTTTTAAAATGGCTGTGCCTATTAAAGATGCTTCTTTTCTGGCAGAAACGACCATGGCATTTTTAGAGGTTAGACCAATTGTTTGTTCTGGTGTTTTTTGGGGTGTATTTTTACAAGAAGTAATTAATAGGAGTAAAATTAATGTGTAATAAACGGGTTTCATAAAGCTGTTAATAGGGCGTTTAATTTTTGATGTGAAAAGGTACGTAAATCTTCAAAAAAAGCGGTAAATTCAGATTCAAATTCATTATAATAGCTATCTAGTTCGTTTATAGCTAAATACATTTGCGAATGATTCTTAGTTCGTTTATCCATGCCAATAAGTACACTCTCTATCCCTTGTAAAGAGGCGTAGCTTACTAGCCAATTGCCTTTTTTCATATAAGGTAATAAATATTGTGTGCGTTCAGGTAAATCCATAAAATTTGTATCTAATAAATTGTAGAATGCTTGTGCATAATTTTCTAGAGATACTTCAGAATAGTTTGACCAGTTTTTGGCTAAAAAGTGATCGTAAAAAATATCGACTATAATGCCAGAATAATGGCCATAATTCTGATGTAAACGTTTGGTACTTTGTTTTACAATTGGATGCGCGTCTGTAAACGTATCTATTTGCCTATGTAATAAGATACC is a window of Formosa sediminum DNA encoding:
- a CDS encoding M1 family aminopeptidase, producing MSSRSICFALFLFTHLIAISQNKIDVKATFDVSAKQIHITQTIEYKNTTQDTLHAIYLNDWANSYATKTTPLAKRFADEYKTNFHFAKSKDRGFTVVTSITEHNTEVDYNRLKDHPDVLKVKLTKPLQAGESYVITLQYLVQIPNDNFTRYGWTSTNDFNLRYWYITPAVYNGKWNYYSNKDLDDLFIPAANLNLQIKFPSYYTLTSELKQENTEVRNGNTIVTLTGKNSVDSKLFLKKISDFNTIGNDSFSIVTNINDENLNEIDRIIITDKIISFITDNFGAYPHDKLLLSEIDYKKNPIYGLNQLPNFIRPFPNHFQYELKLIKTALNNYFESTLLINPREDYWLNDGLQVYYLMKYVDEYYPNMKLFGTLSKVWGIRAFHATQLQFNNQYNFLYMHMARSNLDQPLTMRKDSLLKFNSNIANKYKAGVGLKYLEDYLNEDVIEQTIKSYMSLYKQKQTSPKDFETLLRCNTNKDIDWFFNDYIATRQKIDYKIKGYNVIGDSLEVTIKNKRNNSMPISLFGIKNNSVVYKTWINNITETEKVTIPKDSIDKLVLNYDMVVPEFNLRDDWKSLKGIVFNNRPLQFRLFKDIEDPYYNQVFFMPDFTYNYYDGFAPGLRLYNKTVLSKPFAYSLSPRYALKSKQLIGNLSLSFTQRPEDQDLYYIRYGFSGEYSNYAPDLSYTSFTPYIQFRFRNRNDFRDNKNQFLTLRYISISREDDPSGEFTNENQPDYDVFNIRYGNTNPNLKNHVTGFTDLQLARNFGKIAVNFEYRKLTENNRNFNLRFFAGTFLYNNTYKTSDYFSFALDRPTDYLFDYNYLGRSEETGLLSQELIISEGGFKSKLQPAFANQWMTTLNGGTTIWKYLELYGDVGLVKNRNLSPKFVYDTGFRLNLITDYFELYFPVYSNLGWEVSQPHYSDKIRFIVTLSPKTLFGLFTRRWY
- the uvrA gene encoding excinuclease ABC subunit UvrA, which translates into the protein MSNFEEHIEVKGARVHNLKNIDVSIPRDKLVVITGLSGSGKSSLAFDTIYAEGQRRYIETFSAYARQFLGGLERPDVDKIDGLSPVIAIEQKTTSKSPRSTVGTITEIYDFLRLLYARASDAYSFNTGEQMVSYSDEQIKNLITEEYQGKRINILAPVIRSRKGHYRELFEQIAKQGFVKVRTDGEIRDLVKGMKLDRYKTHDIEIVIDRLKIENHTDNDKRLTESINTAMYHGDDVLMVIDQDTNEARYFSRLLMCPSTGISYPNPEPNNFSFNSPKGACPKCNGIGQLYQVNLSKIIPDPSLSIKAGALAPHGPEKNSWIFKQLELIAQHFNFKLTDPYNTIPEAAKQMILYGGKEKFSVESKTLGITRNYKIDFEGVANFIESQFENAQTTTLKRWAKDFMDKVNCEQCGGSRLRKESLYFKVNGLNIAELANKDISDLSVWFKDLKSHLSNKQLQIGTEIIKEISTRLQFLLDVGLDYLSLNRSSKSLSGGEAQRIRLATQIGSQLVGVLYILDEPSIGLHQRDNEKLINSLISLRDVGNSVIVVEHDKDMIERADYVIDIGPKAGRYGGEIISEGTPKELLQQDTLTAKYINGTKAIEIPEKRREGNGHVLSLKGCTGNNLKNISVSFPLGKMIGVTGVSGSGKSTLINETLYPILNAYYFNGVKKPMPYKSIKGLEHLDKVIDINQSPIGRTPRSNPATYTGVFSEIRSLFAKIPEAMIRGYKPGRFSFNVKGGRCETCQGGGLRVIEMNFLPDVYVECETCQGKRFNRETLEIRYKGKSISDVLNMTIDEAVPFFENIPKIHKKVKTIQDVGLGYITLGQQSTTLSGGEAQRIKLATELSKRDTGNTFYILDEPTTGLHFEDIRVLMIVLNKLVDKGNTVLIIEHNLDVIKTVDHIIDIGYEGGKRGGQVIVEGTPEKVAKHKKSYTAKFLKKELH
- a CDS encoding alpha-ketoacid dehydrogenase subunit alpha/beta; this encodes MQTEPEIMTGLSFEDFKAEVLNDYKIAVTSRECSLLGRREVLTGKAKFGIFGGGKEVAQLAMAKAFKDGDFRSGYYRDQTFMMAIGELTIEQFFSGLYANTNLEIEPMSAGRQMGGHFATHSLDENGNWKNLTQQKNSSADISPTAGQMPRLLGLAQASKIYRHVKGIYTKNFSNNGNEVAWGTIGNASTSEGLFFETINAAGVLQVPMVISVWDDEYGISVHAKHQTTKENISEVLKGFQRDENGNGYEILCVKGWDYPNLIETYLKAGEISRTEHVPVLIHVNELTQPQGHSTSGSHERYKSPERLAWETANDCNLKMREWLIANGFATDEELTEIEKSAKRDVRKAKKTAWSLFVEPINKDKTEIANLLKQVANISSNKVFIEKIVKDLENIEEPIKRDIIVAARKTLRYIINDSAPEKDRLLLWIEKYFERVQPQYSSHLYSESNKSVKYIAEVKPIYTEDSENVDGRLIIRDNFDAIFSKYPETLIFGEDSGNIGDVNQGLEGMQEKYGELRVADVGIREATIIGQGIGMAMRGLRPIAEIQYLDYIMYAIQIISDDLATLQYRTKGRQKAPLIIRTRGHRLEGIWHSGSQMGGLIHLIRGIHVLVPRNMTKAAGFYNTLLESDEPALVIECLNGYRLKEKRPSNFGLFKTPIGVTETLRTGSDITLVSYGSTLRIVEQAARELMEVGIQAEVIDVQSLLPFDVNHDIVKSVAKTNRLLVIDEDVPGGASAYILNEILNTQNGYEHLDSRPRTLTAKPHRPAYGTDGDYFSKPSVEDIFETVYLMIHEANPCKYPKLR
- a CDS encoding DUF937 domain-containing protein, with product MDNHLLNALKNYITPDLVTQASEVLDETESNIFKAISATIPTLVFSLFDKTTHPQTIDQFIGLANSTSLNASEIMSDLPTLLTDKGNTSLLDSGKQALDLLFKDKQSRLFEILADKLHIKTSSIFRLMMMSTLMVLAYVKSKELNSSELINSLTAQRDDILLETPSGIKALLNDTNTVVTTEKKTRPIQTKKKHKEGIKHRWIIPILILIVAILFLIVIK
- a CDS encoding LOG family protein: MTKQQHPKGWNEIKTNDSWAIFKIMGEFVNGFEKMSTVGPCISIFGSARTKPEDPYYKLAERVAHKIVDEGYGVITGGGPGIMEAGNKGAHLGGGTSVGLNIKLPFEQHDNPYINPDKNLDFDYFFVRKLMFVKYSQGFVVLPGGFGTLDELFESITLIQTGKIERFPIILVGKDYWQGLFEWIKSTMLAKHSTISPKDLDLIHIVDTEDEVVDILNEFYNDSNFSLNF